From one Microlunatus sp. Gsoil 973 genomic stretch:
- a CDS encoding amidohydrolase family protein: MPREATPPPTRSPSLSPRRPPRDCSTPPTSATRGSHLLEAITEATTAARRSGARLEISHLKAAGQLNHGRIADALDLITQERAAGLDVACDVYPYDASSTTLTTRLPDRALDGGIPALLHRLRDPDERHGLVAELVALAPAQLGPERVMIASGPEFGRTLAEVARTRGIDPAEATCQLLDEAQGAVNVINHSMNPDDVANALAYRHSSVASDGWLMTGPDDPGWGEGHPHPRNFGTFTRVLGHYCREHQLFGIAEAVRKMTTLPASRLGLTDRGVLRPRAVADVVVVDPATVADRADYADPWRLSTGVSDVLVAGVPVLAGGEPTGARPGRVLRRPYRPTRLPGDAVRQ, encoded by the coding sequence ATGCCCCGGGAAGCTACGCCTCCGCCGACGAGGTCACCGAGCTTGTCGCCGAGGCGTCCGCCGCGGGACTGCTCTACTCCACCCACATCCGCAACGAGGGGGAGCCACCTGCTGGAGGCGATCACGGAAGCGACCACCGCCGCGCGGCGGTCCGGCGCCCGCCTGGAGATATCCCATCTCAAGGCCGCCGGCCAGCTCAACCATGGCAGGATCGCCGACGCCCTGGACCTGATCACCCAGGAACGCGCAGCCGGTCTGGACGTCGCCTGCGACGTCTACCCGTACGACGCCTCGAGCACCACCTTGACCACCCGGCTGCCGGATCGGGCGCTGGACGGCGGCATCCCCGCGCTGCTGCACCGGCTGCGCGATCCCGATGAGCGCCACGGGCTGGTCGCAGAACTTGTCGCACTCGCACCCGCTCAGCTCGGACCGGAGCGGGTGATGATCGCGTCCGGACCGGAGTTCGGCCGAACCCTCGCCGAGGTGGCCCGAACCCGCGGCATCGACCCGGCGGAGGCGACCTGCCAACTGTTGGACGAGGCGCAGGGCGCCGTGAACGTGATCAACCACAGCATGAATCCCGACGACGTCGCCAACGCCCTCGCCTACCGACACAGCTCGGTGGCCAGCGACGGCTGGCTGATGACCGGCCCGGACGACCCAGGCTGGGGCGAGGGCCATCCGCACCCGCGGAACTTCGGCACCTTCACCCGGGTGCTCGGTCATTACTGCCGTGAGCACCAGCTGTTCGGGATCGCCGAGGCCGTACGCAAGATGACCACCCTGCCCGCCTCCCGGCTCGGACTCACCGACCGCGGCGTGCTCCGCCCGCGGGCGGTCGCCGATGTCGTCGTCGTCGACCCGGCGACGGTCGCCGATCGCGCCGACTATGCCGATCCGTGGCGGTTGTCGACCGGTGTCAGCGATGTGCTGGTCGCCGGCGTCCCGGTGCTCGCCGGCGGCGAACCTACTGGCGCGCGCCCCGGCCGGGTGCTGCGCCGTCCCTACCGCCCGACCCGTCTCCCGGGAGACGCCGTCCGGCAGTGA